In Mytilus trossulus isolate FHL-02 chromosome 6, PNRI_Mtr1.1.1.hap1, whole genome shotgun sequence, a single window of DNA contains:
- the LOC134720651 gene encoding small ribosomal subunit protein eS19-like, with amino-acid sequence MGISVKDVDPHDYTKALAAFLKKSGKMKVPDWAIIVKLGRFKELAPYDEDWYYIRAASICRHLYIRSPCGVANFTKIYGGRKRNGTAPSHFCRSSTSVSRKILQSLETLKLVEKDGNNSGRKLTAQGRKDLDRIAAQVKEKQSKISKLL; translated from the exons atGGGTATCTCAGTCAAGGACGTTGATCCACATGATTACACAAAGGCACTTGCTGCCTTCCTCAAGAA atcTGGAAAAATGAAGGTTCCAGATTGGGCTATCATCGTCAAATTAGGCAGATTCAAGGAATTGGCACCTTACGATGAGGACTGGTACTATATCCGTGCAG CTTCAATCTGCAGACATTTGTACATTAGGTCTCCATGTGGTGTTGCCAACTTCACCAAGATCTATGGAG GTAGAAAAAGGAACGGTACCGCTCCTAGCCATTTTTGCAGAAGTTCCACCAGTGTCTCCCGTAAAATTTTACAGTCACTGGAAACTCTGAAACTTGTAGAAAAGGATGGAAATAACTCTGGCAGAAAGCTAACTGCTCAAGGCCGAAAAGATTTGGACAGAATTGCAGCCCAAGTGAAAGAAAAgcaatctaaaatttcaaagcTGTTGTAA
- the LOC134720652 gene encoding uncharacterized protein LOC134720652 isoform X1: MLERDHQVKLKRPNVYPYARHKWVNDLIAKVQAKKKEAVCKEGQKDRKNRLPFITGEHTVKNRYPSSKWQTENQVRYKVLDFSRTPRDSQPFLVTTLDDRYHNPHSKQIFHIKRINNKPVCSVNTWSNYPNEMEKKTQNKTIYNSSFEQRTPDVRVLIKNQDKHVLAQGIVPFDQPEDKYDVKEEMFLPICDTTRIPSAPNPHRYLLRKKKIPAPHQPMGIFYPESPQPDLPPERPQTQCDKVSISTLCGQEFTRRKYIPQPRGNFVPGAFDGGAPQIQTQKFNERFLPLVRVGPII; this comes from the exons ATGCTAGAACGCGACCATCAAGTGAAATTAAAGCGGCCAAATGTATATCCTTATGCAAGACATAAATG GGTTAATGACTTAATTGCGAAAGTACAAGCTAAAAAGAAAGAAGCAGTATGCAAGGAAGGACAAAAAGACAGAAAGAACAGGCTGCCTTTCATCACTGGAGAACACACAGTCAA GAACAGATATCCAAGTTCGAAGTGGCAAACAGAAAACCAGGTTCGATACAAAGTACTCGACTTCTCCCGTACCCCTCGAGACAGTCAGCCGTTCCTTGTCACCACTCTAGATGACAGATATCATAATCCACATTCAAAACAGATATTTCACATCAAAAGAATTAACAATAAG CCTGTGTGCAGTGTTAATACATGGAGTAACTATCCAAATGAAATGGAAAAGAagacacaaaataaaactatttataattCATCTTTTGAACAACGAACTCCTGATGTCAGAGTCTTGATCAAAAACCAAGATAAACATGTTTTGGCACAAGGAATCG TTCCCTTTGATCAACCTGAAGACAAGTACGATGTGAAGGAAGAAATGTTTCTACCCATCTGTGATACC ACAAGAATACCATCAGCGCCGAATCCTCACAGATATTTGTTAAGGAAGAAAAAGATACCAGCTCCACATCAGC CCATGggaatattttaccctgagagTCCACAGCCAGATCTACCACCCGAAAGACCACAAACACAATGTGACAAAGTCAGTATCTCCACGCTATGTGGTCAAGAATTTACTAGAAGGAAATATATTCCACAACCAAGGGGGAATTTTGTGCCAGGTG caTTTGATGGTGGTGCACCACAGATACAGACACAAAAGTTCAATGAAAGGTTTCTACCACTGGTGCGAGTTGGGCCTATTATTTGA
- the LOC134720652 gene encoding uncharacterized protein LOC134720652 isoform X2, protein MACVQPPTRSNKIHAIPVFRRSHTIGQDWNRYPSSKWQTENQVRYKVLDFSRTPRDSQPFLVTTLDDRYHNPHSKQIFHIKRINNKPVCSVNTWSNYPNEMEKKTQNKTIYNSSFEQRTPDVRVLIKNQDKHVLAQGIVPFDQPEDKYDVKEEMFLPICDTTRIPSAPNPHRYLLRKKKIPAPHQPMGIFYPESPQPDLPPERPQTQCDKVSISTLCGQEFTRRKYIPQPRGNFVPGAFDGGAPQIQTQKFNERFLPLVRVGPII, encoded by the exons atgGCGTGTGTTCAGCCTCCCACGAGGAGTAATAAGATCCATGCCATTCCAGTGTTTAGGAGGAGTCATACAATTGGACAAGACTG GAACAGATATCCAAGTTCGAAGTGGCAAACAGAAAACCAGGTTCGATACAAAGTACTCGACTTCTCCCGTACCCCTCGAGACAGTCAGCCGTTCCTTGTCACCACTCTAGATGACAGATATCATAATCCACATTCAAAACAGATATTTCACATCAAAAGAATTAACAATAAG CCTGTGTGCAGTGTTAATACATGGAGTAACTATCCAAATGAAATGGAAAAGAagacacaaaataaaactatttataattCATCTTTTGAACAACGAACTCCTGATGTCAGAGTCTTGATCAAAAACCAAGATAAACATGTTTTGGCACAAGGAATCG TTCCCTTTGATCAACCTGAAGACAAGTACGATGTGAAGGAAGAAATGTTTCTACCCATCTGTGATACC ACAAGAATACCATCAGCGCCGAATCCTCACAGATATTTGTTAAGGAAGAAAAAGATACCAGCTCCACATCAGC CCATGggaatattttaccctgagagTCCACAGCCAGATCTACCACCCGAAAGACCACAAACACAATGTGACAAAGTCAGTATCTCCACGCTATGTGGTCAAGAATTTACTAGAAGGAAATATATTCCACAACCAAGGGGGAATTTTGTGCCAGGTG caTTTGATGGTGGTGCACCACAGATACAGACACAAAAGTTCAATGAAAGGTTTCTACCACTGGTGCGAGTTGGGCCTATTATTTGA